The Parvibaculaceae bacterium PLY_AMNH_Bact1 genome window below encodes:
- a CDS encoding DUF952 domain-containing protein (Derived by automated computational analysis using gene prediction method: Protein Homology.): MTASEIYKIISKDEWAAAEAVGVFKGASIDLTDGFIHFSTAAQAPETAALHFTEQEGLLLVSVSTDALGDALKWETSRGGDLFPHLYVSLEMRHVARVDDLPVGPDGRHAFPAHVIAAGESS, translated from the coding sequence GTGACCGCCAGCGAGATCTATAAGATCATAAGTAAAGATGAGTGGGCTGCCGCGGAGGCTGTGGGGGTCTTCAAGGGCGCATCGATCGACCTTACCGACGGGTTTATTCACTTCTCGACCGCTGCGCAGGCCCCGGAGACAGCCGCTCTCCATTTTACCGAGCAAGAGGGGCTTCTTCTCGTGAGCGTGTCGACAGACGCCCTGGGAGATGCGCTGAAGTGGGAAACCTCGCGCGGTGGCGATCTCTTTCCTCACCTCTATGTGTCGCTTGAGATGCGCCATGTCGCCCGCGTGGATGATCTTCCCGTGGGGCCGGACGGGCGGCACGCGTTTCCAGCACATGTCATAGCCGCAGGAGAGAGCTCATGA
- a CDS encoding quinone-dependent dihydroorotate dehydrogenase (Derived by automated computational analysis using gene prediction method: Protein Homology. GO_component: GO:0016020 - membrane [Evidence IEA]; GO_function: GO:0004152 - dihydroorotate dehydrogenase activity [Evidence IEA]; GO_process: GO:0006207 - 'de novo' pyrimidine nucleobase biosynthetic process [Evidence IEA]): MSLSSLALPFLRLMDPEQAHQATLLALKTGFGPCGKRDPEALGIDLLGMHFPNPLGIAAGFDKNGEVPDAMLKLGFGFAEVGTTTPRPQPGNPKPRIFRLQQERAVINRLGFNNEGHGAMEARLKKRVGNGGIVGVNLGANKDTQDKAADYVLGIKRFEALASYFTVNVSSPNTPGLRGLQSRAELEDLLGRVLEARVGKTPVLLKIAPDLVYEEREDIAAVVLESGVDGLIVSNTTIAREGLVSGRHADETGGLSGVPLMDMATDVLADMRRLTKGTVPLIGVGGVSSGTDAYKKIRAGASLVQLYTALTFQGAGLVSKIKRDLASNLKWDGYDRLEDAIGVDVGV, translated from the coding sequence ATGAGCCTGTCATCTCTTGCTCTGCCATTCCTACGCTTGATGGACCCGGAACAGGCGCATCAGGCAACATTACTCGCTCTTAAGACGGGCTTTGGTCCGTGCGGTAAGAGAGACCCGGAAGCGCTCGGCATTGATTTGTTGGGCATGCACTTTCCAAATCCCCTGGGTATTGCCGCAGGGTTTGACAAAAACGGAGAAGTGCCTGACGCGATGTTGAAGCTCGGCTTTGGTTTCGCTGAAGTCGGCACCACAACACCTCGACCTCAGCCAGGTAATCCCAAGCCACGCATTTTCCGATTGCAGCAGGAGCGTGCAGTCATCAACCGTCTGGGCTTCAACAATGAAGGTCATGGCGCAATGGAAGCGCGGCTCAAAAAACGGGTGGGCAACGGGGGCATTGTTGGGGTCAATCTGGGCGCGAACAAAGACACGCAAGACAAAGCTGCCGATTATGTGCTCGGCATAAAGCGCTTTGAAGCGCTTGCGAGCTACTTCACCGTTAATGTGTCATCACCCAACACGCCGGGCCTGCGCGGCTTGCAAAGCCGGGCGGAACTGGAAGATTTGTTAGGGCGCGTGCTGGAAGCGCGCGTGGGCAAGACGCCGGTCCTCCTGAAAATTGCGCCAGACCTTGTCTATGAAGAGCGCGAAGACATTGCTGCGGTCGTTCTTGAGAGCGGTGTGGATGGGCTCATTGTCTCCAACACGACGATTGCGCGCGAGGGGCTCGTATCCGGCCGACATGCAGATGAAACCGGCGGCCTTTCAGGCGTGCCCTTGATGGACATGGCAACAGATGTGTTGGCGGACATGCGTCGCCTCACCAAAGGCACAGTACCCTTGATTGGTGTTGGCGGCGTCTCATCAGGTACGGATGCCTACAAGAAAATAAGAGCGGGTGCGTCGCTGGTGCAGCTATACACAGCTCTGACGTTTCAAGGGGCCGGTCTTGTCAGCAAAATCAAACGTGATCTTGCATCCAATCTGAAGTGGGATGGGTATGACCGTCTTGAAGATGCTATTGGAGTTGACGTTGGAGTCTAG
- the arsC gene encoding arsenate reductase (glutaredoxin) (This arsenate reductase requires both glutathione and glutaredoxin to convert arsenate to arsenite, after which the efflux transporter formed by ArsA and ArsB can extrude the arsenite from the cell, providing resistance; Derived by automated computational analysis using gene prediction method: Protein Homology. GO_function: GO:0008794 - arsenate reductase (glutaredoxin) activity [Evidence IEA]), with protein sequence MSVTIYHNPRCSKSRATLALIEEKGVVPQIIEYLKEGPDAATLKRVLGMLGKTPRDILRKGEDAYKELGLGDTSKTDDELIAAMVAHPILIERPIVLSGDKAALGRPPEQVLDIL encoded by the coding sequence ATGAGCGTCACTATCTACCATAATCCCCGGTGTTCCAAATCTCGCGCGACACTTGCGCTGATTGAGGAAAAAGGGGTGGTGCCACAGATCATCGAATATCTGAAAGAAGGACCGGATGCGGCAACGCTGAAACGCGTTCTTGGCATGCTCGGAAAAACCCCGCGCGATATTCTTCGCAAAGGGGAAGACGCTTACAAAGAACTGGGTCTCGGTGACACCTCAAAAACAGACGATGAATTAATTGCAGCCATGGTGGCTCATCCAATCCTCATTGAACGTCCCATTGTCTTGTCTGGTGACAAGGCAGCTCTTGGACGCCCGCCTGAGCAGGTTTTGGATATTCTCTAG
- a CDS encoding MATE family efflux transporter (Derived by automated computational analysis using gene prediction method: Protein Homology.), whose translation MGIDADHPITHRRVLTLVTPIILMGLSTPLLGIVDTAVIGQLGEASLIGAVAVGALIFTFLFWAFGFLRMGTTGLTAQAYGANDASEIRATLGRALLIAGVAGIGLLLLQLPLNWIAFQLVQGSDAVEQKAQTYFSIRMWSAPFTLANYAVLGWLVGMQQTRLAMVLQIFLNGVNASLDALFVLSFGWGVAGIAAGTVIAEVATAFVGLGIAVTLLRHYAGRWSWAAISAWEKISATLSVNRDIMIRTLVLLLAFSFFTMEGARQGDTVLAVNAVLMQFVSFSAFFLDGFAFGAEALVGSAVGAKNRDRFSEAVKLTSLWAIILSALLTSGFLLLGGFWIDFLTTSPEVREAARLYLPWAAFMPFISVACFQLDGIFIGATRAREMRNASFVSTGAFFVFWYLLLPFGNHGLWAALALFNVTRAFALGRYYPRLTATLATTN comes from the coding sequence GTGGGCATCGACGCGGATCACCCCATCACGCATAGGCGTGTGCTGACACTTGTCACGCCTATAATCCTGATGGGGCTGTCCACGCCACTGCTTGGCATTGTTGACACTGCAGTGATTGGGCAGCTGGGAGAGGCGTCTCTCATTGGCGCTGTTGCAGTGGGCGCGCTCATTTTCACCTTTCTCTTTTGGGCCTTTGGCTTCCTGCGCATGGGAACCACCGGACTCACCGCCCAGGCCTATGGTGCCAATGACGCAAGTGAAATTCGCGCGACGCTCGGGCGTGCCCTTCTTATCGCGGGCGTTGCGGGCATTGGGCTTTTGCTCTTGCAGCTGCCCCTCAACTGGATTGCCTTTCAGCTTGTGCAGGGGAGTGATGCGGTAGAGCAGAAAGCTCAGACCTATTTCTCCATCCGCATGTGGAGCGCACCCTTCACGCTCGCAAACTATGCGGTTCTGGGGTGGCTCGTGGGCATGCAGCAAACCCGGCTCGCCATGGTGCTGCAGATCTTTCTGAATGGCGTCAATGCGAGCCTTGATGCGCTGTTTGTCCTCAGCTTTGGTTGGGGCGTCGCGGGCATCGCAGCGGGAACCGTCATCGCAGAGGTTGCAACAGCTTTTGTTGGCCTTGGCATCGCTGTCACTCTTTTGCGGCATTATGCAGGCCGCTGGTCTTGGGCTGCCATCAGCGCCTGGGAGAAGATCTCCGCCACGCTGTCAGTCAATCGCGACATCATGATCCGTACGCTGGTACTGCTGCTTGCCTTCAGTTTTTTTACAATGGAAGGCGCACGTCAGGGTGACACAGTGCTCGCAGTCAATGCGGTGTTGATGCAGTTTGTGTCCTTCAGCGCATTCTTTCTGGACGGTTTTGCCTTTGGGGCCGAAGCACTGGTCGGCTCCGCCGTTGGTGCCAAAAACCGCGACCGTTTCTCAGAGGCCGTGAAACTCACCAGCCTGTGGGCGATCATTCTTTCTGCGCTGCTCACTTCAGGATTCTTACTGCTTGGCGGCTTCTGGATTGATTTTCTCACAACAAGTCCGGAGGTCAGAGAGGCCGCTCGACTTTATCTCCCCTGGGCTGCCTTTATGCCGTTCATTTCCGTCGCCTGTTTTCAGCTCGACGGCATCTTCATTGGCGCCACCCGCGCTCGAGAAATGCGAAACGCCTCGTTTGTCTCAACCGGGGCCTTCTTTGTCTTCTGGTACCTGCTATTGCCTTTTGGCAATCACGGACTTTGGGCCGCCCTTGCCCTCTTCAACGTGACGCGCGCTTTTGCGCTCGGACGTTATTATCCGAGGCTGACAGCAACACTCGCAACAACGAACTAG
- a CDS encoding PaaI family thioesterase (Derived by automated computational analysis using gene prediction method: Protein Homology.): MELLKQAREAETKVDLNALIDAIPYAKFIGMEVDQKGTEITTVLRFDQKIIGNPVLPALHGGVIGSFLETTAILQLAYETGGEVLPKPIDLTIDYLRSGKPQDTFARARITKHGRRVANVHVEAWQDEHTKAIAAAHGHFLLKPPEET; this comes from the coding sequence ATGGAACTTCTGAAACAGGCACGCGAAGCCGAGACGAAAGTCGATCTGAATGCGCTGATCGACGCCATTCCTTACGCGAAATTCATTGGCATGGAGGTTGATCAGAAGGGCACGGAAATCACAACCGTGCTGCGATTTGACCAAAAAATTATTGGTAACCCAGTGCTCCCTGCCCTTCATGGCGGCGTCATAGGTTCCTTCCTTGAAACCACCGCTATCCTGCAACTGGCGTATGAGACAGGCGGAGAGGTTCTCCCGAAACCGATAGACCTCACCATTGATTACCTCAGGTCCGGAAAGCCCCAAGACACGTTTGCCCGGGCGCGCATCACCAAACACGGGCGTCGGGTGGCGAACGTGCATGTTGAGGCGTGGCAAGATGAACATACGAAGGCGATTGCCGCCGCGCATGGGCATTTCCTGCTGAAGCCGCCTGAAGAGACTTAG
- a CDS encoding PaaI family thioesterase (Derived by automated computational analysis using gene prediction method: Protein Homology.), with protein sequence MDEKTIKENLDLMRDVLISHVPFAKAIGMEILDAKEGEAWMRVPYDEKLIGNPDTGVIHGGVITSALDNISGVAVQLSLPERMAIATLDLRIDYMKPATPKLDLTTHAHCYKVTRNIAFVRGTAYHDDIHDPIATSVGAFMLAANRSMSPGDAAEAGLIKKAEG encoded by the coding sequence ATGGACGAAAAAACAATCAAAGAAAACCTCGATCTCATGCGGGATGTTCTGATTTCCCACGTGCCCTTCGCTAAAGCGATCGGCATGGAAATCCTAGACGCCAAAGAAGGCGAAGCCTGGATGCGGGTGCCCTATGACGAAAAGCTGATCGGCAACCCGGATACGGGCGTCATTCATGGTGGCGTCATTACCTCTGCACTCGACAATATATCTGGTGTTGCAGTGCAACTCTCCCTGCCTGAACGGATGGCCATTGCGACGCTCGATTTGCGTATCGACTATATGAAGCCGGCAACACCAAAACTGGACCTCACCACTCACGCACACTGTTACAAAGTCACCCGGAACATCGCCTTTGTTCGCGGCACGGCTTATCACGATGATATTCACGACCCGATTGCGACATCTGTCGGCGCTTTCATGCTTGCAGCCAACAGATCTATGTCCCCTGGCGACGCCGCCGAGGCCGGGCTCATAAAAAAAGCGGAGGGCTAG
- a CDS encoding NAD(P)-binding domain-containing protein (Derived by automated computational analysis using gene prediction method: Protein Homology.), translating into MSKLPKACIIGAGCSGFSTAKALQDKGIPFDIFELSDTVGGNWAYGNKNGMSACYSSLHIDTSKYRMQFEDFPIPDDYPDFPHHAQVLDYFNAYLDHFGLREKVTFNTAVTHVDRMEDGTWKVTLDRSGAGGPSQDVDYYDVLFVCNGHHWSPRWPTPAFEGEFDGIQMHAHSYLSPFEPHDFRGKNIVVVGMGNSAMDIASELSQKPIAKNLWVAARRGVYVMPKYIGGQVADKASLPTWIPLWAQRKLAAMAIKRAVGNMEDYGLPKPDHAPLEGHPSVSGEFLTRVGCGDIKMKPNIERFEGGQVRFTDGTAEDVDIIVYATGYNVEFPFFDPAFLSAKDNHLPLFKRAIRPDLPNLFFMGLAQPLPTLINFAEQQAKWLAAYLVGEYALPTEAEMEAAIVSDEKMYIGHFYESPRHKMQVDFNRYVNDLKKEWKKGAKRAKGGGNPLPILAKAASKEAA; encoded by the coding sequence ATGAGCAAACTTCCCAAAGCTTGCATCATCGGCGCGGGTTGCAGTGGCTTTTCAACGGCAAAGGCATTGCAGGACAAAGGCATTCCTTTCGACATATTCGAGCTTTCGGACACTGTTGGTGGTAATTGGGCTTATGGGAATAAGAATGGCATGTCGGCCTGTTACTCCTCGTTGCACATCGATACATCCAAATACCGCATGCAGTTTGAGGACTTCCCGATTCCTGATGACTATCCGGACTTTCCGCACCATGCCCAGGTGCTGGATTACTTCAACGCGTATCTGGACCATTTCGGCCTGCGCGAGAAGGTCACCTTCAACACAGCCGTCACCCATGTAGATCGTATGGAGGATGGCACCTGGAAAGTGACTCTGGACCGTTCTGGTGCGGGCGGGCCGTCGCAAGATGTCGACTATTACGACGTTCTCTTCGTGTGCAATGGGCATCACTGGTCGCCACGCTGGCCCACGCCTGCTTTCGAAGGGGAGTTTGATGGCATTCAGATGCACGCCCACTCCTATCTTTCTCCGTTCGAACCGCATGATTTTCGCGGCAAGAACATTGTCGTTGTCGGCATGGGAAACAGTGCGATGGATATTGCGTCCGAGCTAAGCCAAAAGCCGATCGCGAAAAATCTTTGGGTCGCTGCGCGTCGCGGTGTTTACGTGATGCCGAAATATATTGGCGGCCAGGTAGCCGATAAGGCATCGCTCCCGACCTGGATTCCCCTATGGGCGCAACGAAAGCTTGCGGCGATGGCGATCAAACGTGCAGTTGGTAATATGGAAGACTATGGCCTGCCCAAACCCGATCATGCCCCCCTTGAAGGACACCCGTCTGTCTCTGGCGAATTCCTGACCAGAGTGGGATGTGGCGACATCAAGATGAAGCCCAATATTGAACGTTTTGAAGGCGGACAGGTTCGCTTCACCGATGGCACGGCAGAAGACGTAGACATCATCGTGTACGCCACCGGTTACAATGTTGAATTCCCTTTCTTTGACCCGGCATTCCTGTCGGCAAAGGACAATCATCTACCTCTGTTCAAGAGAGCCATTCGACCTGACTTGCCCAACCTATTTTTTATGGGACTCGCACAACCGCTGCCGACCCTCATTAACTTCGCTGAACAGCAGGCGAAATGGCTGGCCGCTTATCTTGTGGGCGAATACGCCCTGCCCACTGAGGCGGAAATGGAGGCAGCCATTGTCTCCGACGAGAAGATGTATATCGGGCATTTCTATGAGTCGCCGCGTCACAAGATGCAAGTCGATTTCAACCGGTACGTGAACGACTTGAAAAAAGAATGGAAAAAGGGCGCAAAACGGGCGAAAGGTGGGGGCAATCCCCTACCGATTCTGGCCAAGGCTGCAAGCAAAGAAGCTGCCTAA
- a CDS encoding TetR/AcrR family transcriptional regulator (Derived by automated computational analysis using gene prediction method: Protein Homology.) translates to MSETIEKTAKPAPETAVKPLGKRERTKANNREAILAAATEVFSELGYGATTVRDIIRQTGLASGTFYNYFKSKEEVFEALMDDSMMRIRPRLRAERIRSRTFEEYIHNALRAYFEFLVADQSAHRVMRRNTGALRVRMDTPEVIAGFEEIRTYIEEDIAAGKLRNVDGEYLTASAIGIAQEIGEKMMLRDTPDPQEAAEFAANLILSGVPGLALKD, encoded by the coding sequence ATGTCGGAAACGATCGAAAAAACTGCGAAACCCGCACCAGAGACGGCCGTGAAACCATTGGGCAAGCGGGAGCGGACAAAGGCAAATAATCGCGAAGCCATTCTGGCGGCGGCAACAGAGGTCTTCTCAGAGCTTGGGTACGGTGCCACGACGGTGCGCGATATTATCCGGCAGACAGGTCTGGCATCTGGCACCTTCTACAACTACTTCAAAAGCAAGGAAGAAGTGTTCGAAGCACTGATGGATGACAGCATGATGCGCATCCGACCGCGGCTGAGAGCGGAACGCATTCGCTCACGCACTTTTGAGGAATACATCCATAACGCCTTGCGCGCTTATTTTGAGTTCTTAGTGGCCGATCAAAGCGCCCACCGGGTCATGCGGCGCAATACAGGTGCGCTTCGTGTGCGCATGGATACACCGGAAGTTATTGCAGGTTTTGAAGAGATCAGAACCTATATTGAAGAAGATATCGCAGCGGGAAAACTCCGTAATGTGGACGGCGAGTATCTGACCGCGTCCGCGATTGGGATCGCGCAGGAGATTGGCGAGAAGATGATGCTTCGTGACACGCCCGACCCACAAGAAGCCGCCGAGTTCGCAGCCAATCTGATCTTGAGTGGTGTGCCCGGGCTCGCTCTTAAAGACTAA
- a CDS encoding alpha/beta hydrolase (Derived by automated computational analysis using gene prediction method: Protein Homology.): MGLQKLIVRTLMKLPERWILKLAGGEPVVIDGRTMDPRVQLLAAQGAKAPSMTTLPIEEARKNADDGLAMLDGKPRRTVAVLNRTIPGPGGDLHVRVYTPAGATGPLPGIVYYHMGGCVIGGLQTCDTFCSILADDCRAIVVSVDYRLAPENKFPAPMDDAIASYQWVADNAEALGIDNSRLGVGGDSAGGWLSAVVCQHRKKEGLPQPKAQLLIYPATDVTAEGGSRESCKDVYPLTVEIMDWFMDQVMNNPEEKNDLRASPAKSDDVSGLAPAIIATAGFDILRDQGEAYANQLRTAGVPVTYRCYDSLCHAYTAFSGTVPAAKAACEEIARDMARALG, translated from the coding sequence ATGGGCCTTCAAAAGCTGATTGTTCGGACGTTGATGAAACTTCCGGAACGCTGGATCTTGAAACTCGCAGGCGGGGAGCCCGTTGTCATTGATGGACGGACCATGGACCCGCGTGTGCAGCTGCTTGCGGCGCAGGGAGCGAAAGCTCCATCCATGACGACACTGCCGATCGAAGAAGCGCGGAAAAACGCAGACGACGGCCTAGCTATGCTCGATGGCAAGCCGCGCCGCACCGTTGCCGTTCTCAATCGAACCATTCCGGGCCCAGGTGGGGACCTCCACGTGCGCGTCTACACCCCTGCGGGTGCGACGGGTCCGCTGCCGGGCATTGTCTATTATCACATGGGTGGCTGCGTCATCGGGGGACTGCAAACCTGCGATACGTTCTGTTCCATCTTGGCGGATGATTGCCGGGCAATCGTTGTTTCCGTGGACTACCGACTGGCACCAGAGAATAAGTTTCCGGCACCTATGGATGATGCGATCGCGTCCTATCAATGGGTGGCCGACAATGCAGAGGCACTTGGCATTGACAATTCCCGCCTGGGAGTTGGCGGTGACAGCGCGGGTGGATGGCTCTCTGCGGTTGTCTGCCAGCACCGCAAGAAAGAAGGACTGCCTCAGCCTAAGGCACAGCTCCTCATCTATCCGGCGACCGATGTGACCGCGGAAGGCGGATCTCGGGAAAGCTGCAAGGATGTCTATCCGCTGACAGTGGAAATCATGGATTGGTTCATGGATCAGGTGATGAACAATCCTGAAGAGAAGAACGATCTCCGTGCTTCACCTGCAAAGTCAGACGATGTGTCAGGCCTTGCCCCGGCTATTATTGCGACGGCGGGTTTTGATATTTTGCGCGATCAGGGCGAAGCCTATGCCAATCAGCTGCGAACTGCTGGCGTTCCGGTGACCTATCGTTGTTATGACAGCCTGTGTCACGCCTACACAGCGTTTTCTGGCACGGTCCCAGCGGCAAAGGCTGCATGTGAGGAGATCGCCCGCGATATGGCCAGAGCTCTAGGATGA
- a CDS encoding acyl-CoA synthetase (Derived by automated computational analysis using gene prediction method: Protein Homology.): MLGTVISGDRRIGGTALEERVKKAASGFLSLGLREGDRVAILMRNDIAFLEATFACGELGLYPVPVNWHFSADETAYVLNDSGAKALIIHADLLPALADSIPSGVERVVVETPPEVQSAYGLSADACCVPEGERNWDVWLEEQAPYDGAPKAAPASMIYTSGTTGHPKGVRRLPPKEDQTAATLEARKYVFDFKPDMRAVMTGPLYHSAPNLYSTFSVRIGGTLFLQPRFDAEETLALIEREKLTHAHLVPTMFVRLLRLPEEVRAQYDLSSLVRVMHGAAPCSEAVKKQMIDWWGPVIHEYYGGTETGAAVHCSSEEWLAHPGSVGKAIPGATVKVLDDEGKELPAGEVGEIFLRLWSFPDFTYHNKDEARGECEREGLITCGDVGCLDEDGFLYLRDRKRDMVISGGVNIYPVEIEHELIQMPGVQDCAVFGIPNEEFGESLAAAIQLIDGSSLSAEEVTSWLAPRIAKYKLPHVVTFHDALPREETGKIFKRKLRDPYWKDSGRAI; this comes from the coding sequence ATGCTCGGAACCGTGATCAGCGGTGACCGCCGCATCGGCGGGACTGCACTAGAAGAACGCGTCAAAAAAGCTGCCAGTGGGTTTCTGTCTCTGGGATTGAGAGAAGGCGATCGTGTGGCGATCCTCATGCGAAACGACATCGCCTTCCTGGAAGCGACCTTCGCCTGCGGCGAACTGGGTCTCTATCCCGTCCCGGTCAATTGGCATTTTTCCGCTGATGAAACAGCCTATGTACTGAACGATTCAGGTGCAAAGGCCCTCATCATTCACGCCGATCTGCTGCCCGCGCTGGCGGACAGCATACCGAGTGGTGTCGAACGAGTGGTTGTCGAAACACCGCCTGAGGTGCAAAGCGCATATGGGCTGTCAGCAGACGCATGCTGTGTACCGGAAGGGGAGCGTAACTGGGACGTCTGGCTTGAAGAGCAGGCACCATATGATGGGGCGCCAAAGGCAGCACCTGCCAGTATGATCTATACTTCGGGTACAACAGGACACCCCAAGGGCGTGCGCCGCCTGCCACCGAAGGAAGATCAGACAGCAGCGACACTTGAAGCCCGAAAATATGTGTTCGATTTCAAGCCCGACATGCGCGCGGTGATGACCGGTCCGCTCTACCATTCAGCGCCCAATCTCTACTCAACTTTTTCGGTCCGTATTGGCGGCACGCTTTTCCTTCAGCCGCGCTTTGACGCTGAAGAAACACTCGCTCTGATCGAGCGTGAGAAGCTGACCCATGCTCACCTGGTTCCAACCATGTTTGTGCGGCTCCTGCGTTTGCCAGAAGAAGTGCGCGCCCAATATGACCTGAGCTCGCTCGTTCGCGTGATGCACGGTGCTGCGCCATGTTCAGAGGCAGTGAAGAAACAGATGATCGACTGGTGGGGACCGGTGATCCATGAGTATTACGGCGGCACGGAGACGGGCGCGGCAGTGCATTGCTCTTCAGAAGAATGGCTGGCGCATCCGGGTTCTGTCGGCAAAGCCATTCCCGGGGCAACCGTAAAAGTTCTGGATGATGAGGGCAAGGAACTGCCCGCGGGTGAGGTCGGTGAGATCTTTCTCCGCCTCTGGTCATTTCCCGATTTCACTTATCACAACAAAGACGAGGCGCGCGGTGAATGTGAACGCGAAGGTCTCATCACCTGTGGTGATGTGGGCTGTCTTGATGAAGACGGGTTTCTCTATCTGCGCGACCGCAAGCGCGACATGGTGATTTCCGGCGGGGTCAATATCTACCCGGTCGAGATTGAACACGAACTCATCCAGATGCCTGGTGTGCAGGATTGCGCCGTGTTTGGGATTCCCAACGAAGAATTTGGTGAAAGTCTCGCGGCTGCAATTCAGCTAATAGACGGTTCATCCCTGAGCGCGGAAGAGGTGACCAGCTGGCTCGCGCCACGCATCGCGAAGTATAAGCTTCCCCATGTCGTCACGTTCCATGATGCGCTGCCAAGAGAAGAGACCGGCAAGATCTTTAAGCGCAAGCTCCGCGATCCCTATTGGAAGGACTCAGGACGGGCAATCTAA